A genomic segment from Branchiostoma floridae strain S238N-H82 chromosome 7, Bfl_VNyyK, whole genome shotgun sequence encodes:
- the LOC118419789 gene encoding Bardet-Biedl syndrome 12 protein-like gives MVTPSGIPNGLDVLMTVASCAQSLLGPQRTLKCIIEDDSDPEGSVLVSTATDLLSNLNIDHPVGQLLNSACQSHHRTYGTGSKTLVCMVGFLARAARHCIHMGVPVSAVCHCLEEGVRMCCEEVEKTAVEVDKEIHQKSTNDVIQNSGLEVYTNPSLVAPVVKIASTSVTVDHQECSNESDDVDDISWYFDSQPETITPSSNAHNDTLQVQLKNVGTTITEDADSLQKSVEGKIQESNPLPPDDDDEEEDEFAACFEDNLPSQSSSNAGSHDKTTHKESAVTEPSKKPDMTQEGFERLLRSKLEERSSRNTRKLQIRSRHLGLVDFLPSETNPSLQLEDLDFLSVSKKTDNYPKESEFLQAKEGSSALTRLSQGLSHGRCFEMQLACEVTQQILEERQEISLVDIIHTNTCLVSGVGHKHSCVADGIVVKVGADQLASIVQGKNKQQNILVIDGDITENFCHRGYKKALEVSSIVYGARYGTHKVTKSWLERVQEVIVNYDIGLLIAKGIVDQDVMEVCMSMNCVVVQQVKYSTLQTLADATGAIIQTYVHNATSHDVGTVTSLELLELEDHTSQSTKGPLVLIKIVTPERTWSVVLCSLTKAELHDVEQHFWICINRLKNALSEGKVLPGGGSPELTCIRCLRDTTGADFPRVSLHQSTWLSSCIHQFRIVVFSSLAESFEQYLLSVMVNSGRFSSPHHARAELESLLEGKQESNISLERVLDQKQTLKTASIVDDYKVLVGVNQSTEHQMSKKRDSSLFGGKVGTHIFPRPVEEGKLETSRQEKSRTEMQQSSVCCGSWTEDSGRCIDGEVLDCMCKLAAWRSAASLVQLVLRTDTEIINGPKDDSYQVL, from the exons ATGGTGACTCCTAGTGGAATCCCCAATGGACTGGACGTTCTGATGACTGTGGCCTCATGTGCACAATCTCTCCTGGGTCCTCAAAGAACTCTGAAGTGCATCATTGAAGACGACTCTGACCCTGAAGGAAGTGTCTTGGTCAGCACCGCTACGGACTTACTGAGTAATCTCAACATTGACCATCCTGTTGGTCAGCTCCTGAACTCAGCATGTCAATCACACCACAGAACATACGGAACAGGCAGCAAGACTCTGGTGTGTATGGTGGGGTTTCTTGCAAGGGCTGCACGGCACTGCATACACATGGGAGTCCCTGTCTCTGCAGTGTGCCACTGTTTGGAGGAGGGTGTAAGGATGTGTTGTGAAGAGGTGGAAAAGACAGCAGTAGAAGTGGATAAAGAGATACATCAGAAATCAACCAACGATGTCATACAAAATTCAGGTTTAGAGGTTTACACAAATCCTAGCCTTGTGGCTCCTGTAGTAAAGATAGCCAGCACCTCTGTAACCGTCGACCATCAAGAATGTTCCAATGAATCCGATGATGTAGATGATATATCCTGGTACTTCGACTCACAACCAGAAACAATCACACCCTCCTCAAATGCACACAATGACACACTCCAAGTCCAACTTAAAAATGTAGGTACTACCATAACAGAAGATGCAGACTCACTACAGAAATCAGTGGAGGGAAAGATTCAAGAAAGCAATCCGTTGcctcctgatgatgatgatgaagaggaaGATGAATTTGCTGCTTGTTTTGAAGATAATCTCCCATCACAGTCTTCAAGTAATGCTGGTTCTCATGACAAAACTACTCACAAAGAATCCGCTGTGACTGAACCATCAAAGAAACCTGACATGACTCAGGAAGGTTTTGAACGGCTTTTGAGAAGCAAGCTGGAGGAAAGGAGTTCAAGAAACACTAGAAAATTGCAGATAAGAAGTCGACACCTAGGACTTGTTGATTTCTTACCATCAGAGACAAATCCTTCGTTGCAACTTGAAGACCTTGATTTTCTCAGCGTTTCAAAGAAGACAGACAATTACCCCAAAGAAAGTGAATTTCTTCAGGCTAAGGAAGGTTCTTCAGCATTAACAAGATTATCACAGGGATTGAGTCATGGAAGATGTTTTGAAATGCAGTTAGCATGTGAAGTGACTCAGCAGATACTGGAGGAAAGGCAAGAAATCTCACTTGTAGACATAATTCACACAAACACCTGTCTTGTGAGTGGAGTTGGTCATAAACATTCCTGTGTTGCTGATGGAATTGTTGTCAAAGTCGGTGCAGATCAATTAGCATCTATAGTCCAAGGGAAGAACAAACAGCAGAACATCTTAGTCATAGATGGAGACATTACTGAGAACTTTTGCCACAGAGGGTACAAAAAAGCTCTTGAAGTTTCAAGCATTGTGTATGGTGCTAGATATGGAACACATAAAGTTACAAAATCTTGGCTAGAAAGAGTTCAGGAGGTTATAGTAAACTATGACATAGGGCTGCTCATTGCAAAAGGCATTGTGGATCAAGATGTGATGGAAGTTTGCATGTCTATGAACTGTGTGGTGGTTCAACAGGTGAAATATTCCACACTGCAGACTTTAGCTGATGCCACAGGAGCAATCATCCAAACTTACGTACACAACGCAACAAGTCATGATGTGGGGACTGTGACATCTCTGGAGCTGTTGGAGTTGGAAGACCACACATCACAGAGTACCAAGGGACCCCTGGTGTTGATTAAGATTGTCACTCCAGAACGGACGTGGAGCGTTGTTCTCTGTAGCCTGACTAAAGCAGAGCTGCATGATGTGGAACAGCACTTTTGGATATGTATCAATAG GTTGAAGAATGCATTGTCTGAAGGGAAAGTCCTTCCAGGTGGCGGCTCACCTGAACTCACCTGTATCAGATGTCTCAGGGATACAACAGGTGCAGATTTTCCCCGGGTCAGCCTTCATCAAAGTACTTGGCTTTCATCTTGCATTCATCAGTTCAG GATAGTGGTCTTTTCATCGCTCGCAGAAAGCTTTGAGCAGTACTTGTTGTCAGTCATGGTCAACTCGGGGCGATTCTCATCTCCACATCACGCCAGGGCTGAACTGGAGTCTTTACTTGAGGGAAAGCAAGAAAGTAATATTTCCTTAGAAAGGGTTTTAGATCAGaaacaaacattaaaaactGCATCAATTGTAGATGACTATAAAGTTTTAGTTGGTGTCAACCAGTCGACAGAACATCAGATGTCAAAGAAACGGGATTCTAGCCTTTTTGGAGGTAAGGTAGGGACACACATCTTTCCCAGACCTGTTGAAGAAGGTAAACTAGAAACAAGTAGGCAAGAGAAATCCAGGACAGAAATGCAGCAGAGCTCTGTATGTTGTGGGAGTTGGACCGAGGATTCAGGTAGATGTATTGATGGTGAAGTGCTGGACTGTATGTGTAAACTGGCAGCATGGAGAAGTGCCGCATCACTAGTTCAATTGGTGCTGAGGACAGATACAGAAATCATCAATGGACCAAAGGATGATTCTTATCAAGTCTTGTAA